The following proteins are co-located in the Vigna unguiculata cultivar IT97K-499-35 chromosome 9, ASM411807v1, whole genome shotgun sequence genome:
- the LOC114162526 gene encoding uncharacterized protein LOC114162526 — protein sequence MGYVMRVRLASFFAGAATASFAGLYILHKDYKVAHQSFSKQMNDLHNSLESRISALEKLKQTETSEQVEASE from the exons ATGGGGTATGTCATGAGAGTGAGATTGGCGTCGTTCTTCGCCGGGGCTGCAACGGCGTCGTTTGCGGGCCTCTACATCCTCCACAAGGATTACAAGGTTGCACACCAATCTTTTTCCAAACAG ATGAATGACCTCCACAATTCACTAGAAAGTCGAATTTCTGCCTTGGAAAAACTGAAACAAACGGAAACTTCGGAACAGGTTGAAGCATCAGAATAG
- the LOC114163654 gene encoding uncharacterized protein LOC114163654 gives MEEGNGLSSNSWPIFQLDVKSSFLHGDLKEQVFVDQPSGYVKKGNEHKVCDKNKIVIVSLYVDDLIFTGSDVAMFNKFKESMMIEFDMTDLGMLHYFLGIEIVQSTAGIFISQKKYMQDILNRFQMQNCNSVCIPTEVGMKLIKDHEGRKVDNTIYKQMVGSLMYLTATRPNIMHVVSLISRFMECPKEIHLLAAKRILRYLKGTASYGLLYKKGGKTNLFGFTDSDYAGDPDDRKSTSGYAFKLGSGAVSWLSKKQPIVTLSTIEAEFAAATRCACQSF, from the exons ATGGAGGAAGGCAATGGATTAAG CTCAAACTCATGGCCTATTTTTCAATTAGATGTGAAATCATCATTTCTACATGGTGATTTGAAAGAGCAAGTGTTTGTTGATCAACCTTCTGGATATGTGAAGAAAGGGAATGAACACAAG GtttgtgataaaaataagattGTTATTGTTAGCTTATACGTTGATGATCTTATTTTTACTGGGAGTGATGTTGCCATGTTTAACAAGTTCAAAGAGTCTATGATGATTGAATTTGATATGACTGATCTTGGCATGCTTCATTATTTTTTGGGCATTGAAATAGTGCAATCTACTGCTGGAATTTTTATTTCTCAGAAGAAATATATGCAAGATATTTTAAATAGGTTTCAGATGCAGAATTGCAACTCTGTTTGCATTCCTACTGAAGTAGGAATGAAACTTATTAAAGATCATGAAGGGAGGAAGGTTGACAACACTATCTACAAGCAAATGGTGGGAAGTCTAATGTATTTGACTGCCACAAGACCAAACATTATGCATGTTGTAAGTCTCATTAGCAGGTTCATGGAATGCCCAAAGGAAATTCATCTTTTAGCTGCAAAAAGAATACTTCGATATTTGAAAGGCACTGCTAGTTATGGCTTGCTCTATAAAAAGGGTGGAAAAACAAATTTGTTTGGCTTTACTGACAGTGATTATGCCGGTGATCCGGATGATAGAAAAAGTACTTCAGGATATGCATTTAAGTTGGGCTCAGGGGCCGTTTCATGGttatcaaagaaacaaccaaTTGTCACTTTATCTACAATTGAAGCAGAGTTTGCGGCTGCAACAAGATGTGCTTGTCAATCTTTTTAG